A window of the Nocardia sp. NBC_01329 genome harbors these coding sequences:
- a CDS encoding MerR family transcriptional regulator, which yields MKIGELSQRTDTPVRLLRYYEEQDLIHSERLPNGYRDYEDYVVDRVLQVRGLLDVGLPTRIIKQILPCLNSSRAIHLPYVTPEMIATLERERDRMAEKIECLTKNHRAINGYLEAVSHEIRAS from the coding sequence ATGAAGATCGGTGAGCTCTCGCAGCGCACGGATACGCCGGTGCGTCTGCTCCGCTACTACGAGGAACAGGACCTGATCCATTCCGAACGGCTCCCGAACGGGTACCGGGATTACGAGGACTACGTCGTCGACCGGGTGCTGCAAGTCCGGGGCCTGCTCGATGTCGGACTGCCCACCCGGATCATCAAGCAGATCCTGCCCTGCCTGAACAGTTCACGGGCGATACACCTGCCGTACGTCACCCCAGAGATGATCGCGACACTCGAACGCGAACGCGACCGAATGGCAGAGAAGATCGAATGCCTCACGAAGAACCACCGAGCCATCAACGGCTACCTCGAGGCTGTGAGCCACGAGATCCGAGCCTCGTAA
- a CDS encoding helix-turn-helix domain-containing protein: MPGLRREELAQLGGVSAGYYTRLEQGQSPKASDAVLDAVARVLRLDEAERAHLYSPATSTSTRRTGPATAPTSAA; the protein is encoded by the coding sequence GTGCCGGGCCTGCGCCGAGAGGAGCTCGCCCAGCTCGGCGGGGTGAGCGCCGGCTACTACACCCGCCTCGAACAGGGACAGAGCCCCAAAGCCTCGGACGCCGTTCTCGACGCCGTCGCCCGCGTCTTGCGGCTGGACGAAGCCGAACGTGCTCACCTGTACTCGCCGGCCACCTCGACTTCGACGCGCCGAACCGGCCCAGCGACCGCCCCAACATCGGCCGCATGA
- a CDS encoding MmyB family transcriptional regulator yields MMFLDPHTTELYDDWPRKARSTVADLRLIAGQHPGAPALSNLVGELTLGSPEFAKLWAAHTVGDCGGTVHTHHHPIVGTMALMTEFMTLPNDEGQRVAVFNAEPGSPSEAALRILSDPTDTSTPVGAARVCI; encoded by the coding sequence ATGATGTTCCTCGACCCTCATACAACTGAGCTCTATGACGACTGGCCCCGCAAGGCCCGGTCCACCGTCGCCGACCTGCGATTGATTGCCGGACAGCACCCCGGCGCGCCGGCTCTGAGCAACCTCGTCGGCGAACTGACCCTCGGGAGCCCCGAATTCGCGAAACTATGGGCCGCCCACACGGTGGGAGACTGCGGCGGTACCGTTCATACCCATCACCATCCCATCGTGGGCACCATGGCACTCATGACCGAGTTCATGACCCTGCCGAACGACGAGGGACAGCGTGTGGCGGTGTTCAACGCCGAACCGGGCTCACCCTCCGAAGCCGCCCTACGAATCCTTTCCGATCCGACCGACACCAGCACGCCGGTCGGCGCTGCGAGAGTCTGTATATGA